From a region of the Zingiber officinale cultivar Zhangliang chromosome 4B, Zo_v1.1, whole genome shotgun sequence genome:
- the LOC121975346 gene encoding probable serine/threonine-protein kinase At1g54610 isoform X1 has product MGCPISKRSSAAASAPSEKLHHQPPSERTRIPPALSPSDASTWPTWLLSVAGDSLLGWNPRQADSFRKVAKIGSGTYSNVYKAWDVEAGRMVAMKKVRFDVVEPESVRFMAREITVLRRLDHPNVVRLEGIAISRVSSALYLVFEYMEHDLTGLAAAPGVRFTEPQVKCYMKQLLSGLEHCHSRGVLHRDIKCSNLLLDNEGILKIADFGLASTFDPDHKARMTSHVVTLWYRAPELLLGATNYGVGIDLWSVGCILAELLMGKPVFPGRTEVEQLHMIFKFCGSPSEKYWKNSKLRHATIIRPKQNYTRCVRETFKELSHSSLSLIDSLLALDPADRGTATTALNHQFFTTEPYACDPSSLPQYPPSKEMDAKLREEARRQISVSGKGNSEASRRSSVRKCNSRAVPAPEANAELQVNLERMRLMMTHINMTSKSEKFPPPHQDGAVGVPSNGLMSFAGSDTSFASYSGRGLIASKEEPRTEEHGLRRLLEIKRNRRVHGTKRKELEALGSVKHNS; this is encoded by the exons ATGGGTTGCCCTATCAGCAAGCGGAGCTCCGCCGCCGCCTCGGCTCCTTCCGAGAAATTGCACCATCAGCCGCCCTCCGAACGCACCCGCATCCCTCCCGCGCTCTCCCCTTCCGACGCCTCCACCTGGCCGACCTGGCTCCTCTCTGTCGCCGGAGATTCCCTCCTCGGATGGAATCCTCGCCAAGCAGACTCGTTCCGTAAGGTTGCCAAG ATCGGGTCGGGGACGTATAGCAACGTGTACAAGGCGTGGGACGTGGAGGCGGGGCGGATGGTGGCGATGAAGAAGGTGCGCTTCGACGTGGTGGAGCCGGAGAGCGTGCGGTTCATGGCGAGGGAGATCACGGTGCTCCGAAGACTCGACCACCCCAACGTCGTCCGGCTCGAGGGGATTGCCATCTCCCGCGTCTCCTCCGCTCTCTACCTCGTCTTCGAGTACATGGAGCACGACCTTACTGGCCTCGCCGCGGCTCCCGGCGTGCGTTTCACGGAGCCCCAG GTCAAATGCTACATGAAACAATTACTATCTGGTCTCGAGCATTGTCACAGCCGAGGAGTCCTTCACCGCGATATTAAGTGTTCGAATTTGCTTTTGGACAATGAAGGGATACTCAAGATAGCTGATTTTGGACTTGCTTCTACCTTTGATCCTGACCATAAGGCAAGAATGACCAGTCATGTGGTCACATTGTGGTATCGTGCCCCAGAACTCCTCCTCGGTGCGACAAATTATGGTGTCGGTATTGACCTTTGGAGTGTTGGCTGCATTTTAGCAGAGTTGTTAATGGGGAAACCAGTTTTCCCTGGAAGGACTGAG GTGGAGCAGCTGCACATGATCTTTAAGTTTTGTGGATCACCTTCAGAAAAGTACTGGAAGAACTCAAAATTGAGGCATGCTACTATCATAAGGCCGAAACAAAACTACACACGCTGTGTACGAGAAACTTTTAAGGAACTTTCACATTCTTCTCTGTCGCTAATCGACTCACTCCTTGCACTTGATCCAGCTGATAGAGGCACAGCTACTACTGCTTTGAACCACCAA TTCTTCACAACAGAGCCTTATGCCTGTGATCCATCAAGCTTGCCTCAGTATCCACCGAGCAAGGAAATGGATGCAAAATTGAGAGAAGAGGCCAGAAG ACAGATCAGTGTTTCTGGGAAAGGTAATTCGGAAGCATCAAGAAGGTCTAGCGTCCGCAAATGCAATAGCAGAGCAGTCCCAGCTCCAGAAGCCAATGCAGAGCTGCAAGTAAACTTGGAG AGAATGCGGTTGATGATGACTCACATAAACATGACCAGCAAAAGCGAGAAGTTCCCACCACCTCATCAAGATGGAGCTGTTGGAGTCCCATCGAATGGGCTGATGTCTTTTGCAGGATCTGATACATCTTTTGCCTCTTATTCTGGTAGAGGATTGATTGCAAGTAAAGAGGAACCAAGAACGGAAGAGCATGgtttgaggagattgttggagatCAAAAGAAATCGAAGAGTAcatggaaccaaaagaaaagaattggAAGCTCTTGGATCAGTCAAACACAATAGTTAG
- the LOC121975346 gene encoding probable serine/threonine-protein kinase At1g54610 isoform X2, with translation MGCPISKRSSAAASAPSEKLHHQPPSERTRIPPALSPSDASTWPTWLLSVAGDSLLGWNPRQADSFRKVAKIGSGTYSNVYKAWDVEAGRMVAMKKVRFDVVEPESVRFMAREITVLRRLDHPNVVRLEGIAISRVSSALYLVFEYMEHDLTGLAAAPGVRFTEPQVKCYMKQLLSGLEHCHSRGVLHRDIKCSNLLLDNEGILKIADFGLASTFDPDHKARMTSHVVTLWYRAPELLLGATNYGVGIDLWSVGCILAELLMGKPVFPGRTELHMIFKFCGSPSEKYWKNSKLRHATIIRPKQNYTRCVRETFKELSHSSLSLIDSLLALDPADRGTATTALNHQFFTTEPYACDPSSLPQYPPSKEMDAKLREEARRQISVSGKGNSEASRRSSVRKCNSRAVPAPEANAELQVNLERMRLMMTHINMTSKSEKFPPPHQDGAVGVPSNGLMSFAGSDTSFASYSGRGLIASKEEPRTEEHGLRRLLEIKRNRRVHGTKRKELEALGSVKHNS, from the exons ATGGGTTGCCCTATCAGCAAGCGGAGCTCCGCCGCCGCCTCGGCTCCTTCCGAGAAATTGCACCATCAGCCGCCCTCCGAACGCACCCGCATCCCTCCCGCGCTCTCCCCTTCCGACGCCTCCACCTGGCCGACCTGGCTCCTCTCTGTCGCCGGAGATTCCCTCCTCGGATGGAATCCTCGCCAAGCAGACTCGTTCCGTAAGGTTGCCAAG ATCGGGTCGGGGACGTATAGCAACGTGTACAAGGCGTGGGACGTGGAGGCGGGGCGGATGGTGGCGATGAAGAAGGTGCGCTTCGACGTGGTGGAGCCGGAGAGCGTGCGGTTCATGGCGAGGGAGATCACGGTGCTCCGAAGACTCGACCACCCCAACGTCGTCCGGCTCGAGGGGATTGCCATCTCCCGCGTCTCCTCCGCTCTCTACCTCGTCTTCGAGTACATGGAGCACGACCTTACTGGCCTCGCCGCGGCTCCCGGCGTGCGTTTCACGGAGCCCCAG GTCAAATGCTACATGAAACAATTACTATCTGGTCTCGAGCATTGTCACAGCCGAGGAGTCCTTCACCGCGATATTAAGTGTTCGAATTTGCTTTTGGACAATGAAGGGATACTCAAGATAGCTGATTTTGGACTTGCTTCTACCTTTGATCCTGACCATAAGGCAAGAATGACCAGTCATGTGGTCACATTGTGGTATCGTGCCCCAGAACTCCTCCTCGGTGCGACAAATTATGGTGTCGGTATTGACCTTTGGAGTGTTGGCTGCATTTTAGCAGAGTTGTTAATGGGGAAACCAGTTTTCCCTGGAAGGACTGAG CTGCACATGATCTTTAAGTTTTGTGGATCACCTTCAGAAAAGTACTGGAAGAACTCAAAATTGAGGCATGCTACTATCATAAGGCCGAAACAAAACTACACACGCTGTGTACGAGAAACTTTTAAGGAACTTTCACATTCTTCTCTGTCGCTAATCGACTCACTCCTTGCACTTGATCCAGCTGATAGAGGCACAGCTACTACTGCTTTGAACCACCAA TTCTTCACAACAGAGCCTTATGCCTGTGATCCATCAAGCTTGCCTCAGTATCCACCGAGCAAGGAAATGGATGCAAAATTGAGAGAAGAGGCCAGAAG ACAGATCAGTGTTTCTGGGAAAGGTAATTCGGAAGCATCAAGAAGGTCTAGCGTCCGCAAATGCAATAGCAGAGCAGTCCCAGCTCCAGAAGCCAATGCAGAGCTGCAAGTAAACTTGGAG AGAATGCGGTTGATGATGACTCACATAAACATGACCAGCAAAAGCGAGAAGTTCCCACCACCTCATCAAGATGGAGCTGTTGGAGTCCCATCGAATGGGCTGATGTCTTTTGCAGGATCTGATACATCTTTTGCCTCTTATTCTGGTAGAGGATTGATTGCAAGTAAAGAGGAACCAAGAACGGAAGAGCATGgtttgaggagattgttggagatCAAAAGAAATCGAAGAGTAcatggaaccaaaagaaaagaattggAAGCTCTTGGATCAGTCAAACACAATAGTTAG